A section of the Papio anubis isolate 15944 chromosome 4, Panubis1.0, whole genome shotgun sequence genome encodes:
- the LOC116274445 gene encoding dihydrofolate reductase, whose translation MARSLNCIVAVSQNMGIGKNGDLPWPPLRSEFRYFQRMTTTSSVEGKQNLVIMGKKTWFSIPEKNRPLKGRINLVLSRELKEPPQGAHFLARSLDDALKLTEQPELANKVDMIWIVGGNSVYKEAMNHPGHLKLFVTRIMQDFESDTFLPEIDLEKYKLLPEYPGVLSDVQEEKGIKYKFEVYEKND comes from the coding sequence ATGGCTCGTTCGCTAAACTGCATCGTCGCTGTGTCCCAGAACATGGGCATCGGCAAGAACGGGGACCTGCCCTGGCCGCCGCTCAGGAGTGAATTCAGATATTTCCAGAGAATGACCACAACCTCTTCAGTAGAAGGTAAACAGAATCTGGTGATTATGGGTAAGAAGACTTGGTTCTCCATTCCTGAGAAGAATCGACCTTTAAAGGGTAGAATTAATTTAGTTCTCAGCAGAGAACTCAAGGAACCTCCACAAGGAGCTCATTTTCTTGCCAGAAGTCTGGATGATGCCTTAAAACTTACTGAACAACCAGAATTAGCAAATAAAGTAGACATGATTTGGATAGTTGGTGGCAATTCTGTTTATAAGGAAGCCATGAATCACCCAGGCCATCTTAAACTATTTGTGACAAGGATCATGCAAGACTTTGAAAGTGACACCTTTCTTCCAGAAATTGATTTGGAGAAATATAAACTTCTACCAGAATACCCAGGTGTTCTCTCTGATGTCCAAGAGGAGAAAGGCATTAAGTACAAATTTGAAGTATATGAGAAGAATGATTAA